Proteins from a genomic interval of Candidatus Thermoplasmatota archaeon:
- the purS gene encoding phosphoribosylformylglycinamidine synthase subunit PurS, producing MFRAEVRVELRPGVTDPEGANTKKTLELLGFGGVKAVKSVKSFTVDLEAANESAAREQVEEMARRLLSNPVIHTTKITLSKA from the coding sequence ATGTTCCGGGCGGAAGTGCGGGTCGAGCTGAGGCCGGGCGTCACGGATCCCGAAGGGGCGAACACGAAGAAGACGCTCGAGCTTCTCGGATTCGGGGGCGTCAAGGCCGTGAAGAGCGTCAAGAGCTTCACGGTGGACCTCGAAGCCGCGAACGAGTCGGCCGCGCGCGAGCAGGTCGAGGAGATGGCCCGCCGCCTTCTTTCGAACCCCGTGATCCACACGACGAAGATCACGCTCTCGAAGGCCTGA